The following are encoded together in the Streptomyces sp. NBC_00341 genome:
- a CDS encoding serine/threonine-protein kinase, whose product MRYGADGAGLPEHIGGYAVERELGAGGMGTVYLARSRGGRAVAVKVARPELASDPHFRERFRAEVAAARSVGGFHTAPVVDADPAAEAPWLATAYVPGPTLAGLLDAEGPMDEARLRLLGAALAEALEAIHRCGLVHRDLKPGNIIMASDGPRVLDFGIARALEAPRLTATGMAFGTPGFLAPEQAQGQEVGPAADVFALGAVLVAAAGGSAFGAGTPMGMMYRSVHEQPDLRAVPDGLRPVVASCLAKSPDQRPTLGHLLDLIAPATARYSPTVAIPPPPSHAPSIPVPVYQAQAGYGNGNGNGYGNGYGGGAPPVDDPVFLAVAPDSALMVDGMGVTIDFRYRSLQFGWEEIRTVQYAPEGPKHLRVVVHLHDGTAHPCLLAARRRSRLKAWLIDLPMILACFT is encoded by the coding sequence ATGAGGTACGGGGCGGACGGTGCGGGCCTGCCGGAACATATCGGCGGGTACGCCGTGGAGCGGGAGTTGGGCGCCGGCGGGATGGGCACCGTCTACCTGGCCCGCTCGCGGGGCGGCCGTGCCGTGGCGGTGAAGGTCGCGCGCCCGGAGCTCGCGTCCGACCCGCACTTCCGGGAGCGGTTCCGTGCCGAGGTCGCGGCGGCCCGCAGCGTGGGCGGATTCCACACGGCCCCCGTGGTGGACGCGGACCCGGCGGCGGAAGCGCCCTGGCTGGCCACCGCCTACGTACCGGGCCCGACGCTCGCCGGACTGCTCGACGCCGAGGGGCCGATGGACGAGGCGCGGCTGCGGCTGCTGGGCGCGGCTCTCGCCGAGGCACTGGAGGCGATCCACCGCTGCGGCCTGGTGCACCGCGACCTGAAGCCCGGAAACATCATCATGGCTTCGGACGGCCCGAGGGTCCTGGACTTCGGCATCGCGAGGGCGCTGGAGGCACCCCGCCTGACGGCCACCGGAATGGCCTTCGGCACCCCGGGGTTCCTGGCGCCGGAGCAGGCGCAGGGCCAGGAAGTGGGGCCCGCCGCCGATGTGTTCGCCCTGGGCGCCGTGCTCGTGGCGGCGGCGGGCGGCAGCGCGTTCGGGGCGGGTACGCCGATGGGCATGATGTACCGCTCGGTGCACGAGCAGCCGGACCTGAGGGCCGTGCCGGACGGCCTGCGCCCGGTCGTGGCGTCGTGCCTGGCGAAGAGCCCGGACCAACGGCCGACGCTGGGGCACCTGCTGGACCTGATCGCACCGGCCACCGCGCGGTACTCCCCCACGGTGGCCATTCCCCCGCCGCCGTCCCATGCGCCGAGCATCCCGGTCCCGGTGTACCAGGCCCAGGCGGGATACGGAAACGGAAACGGAAACGGATACGGAAACGGATACGGGGGCGGGGCGCCGCCGGTCGACGACCCCGTTTTCCTGGCGGTCGCGCCGGACAGCGCGCTCATGGTCGACGGCATGGGCGTGACGATCGACTTCCGTTACAGGTCCCTGCAGTTCGGCTGGGAAGAGATCAGAACGGTCCAGTACGCGCCCGAGGGCCCCAAACACCTCAGGGTCGTCGTCCACCTCCACGACGGCACGGCCCATCCGTGCCTGCTGGCCGCCCGCAGGCGGAGCCGACTCAAGGCGTGGCTCATAGACCTGCCGATGATCCTGGCGTGCTTCACCTAG
- a CDS encoding winged helix-turn-helix transcriptional regulator yields the protein MSGTAGGESQEARTEDPCQAREVLGIVGDKWSLLIVRNLSQGPRRFTELKRAVDGISQRMLTVTLRGLERDGILTRTVRNVMPPHVSYELTPMGMTLREATAPLLEWSITHLTRIDAARAAYDTRPDTPPA from the coding sequence ATGAGCGGCACAGCGGGCGGCGAGTCGCAGGAGGCACGGACGGAGGACCCGTGCCAGGCCCGTGAAGTGCTCGGCATCGTCGGCGACAAGTGGTCGCTGCTGATCGTGCGCAACCTCAGTCAGGGTCCACGCCGGTTCACCGAACTCAAGCGGGCCGTCGACGGGATCAGCCAGCGCATGCTCACCGTCACCCTGCGCGGCCTGGAACGCGATGGGATCCTCACCCGGACCGTCCGCAACGTCATGCCACCGCACGTCAGTTACGAACTCACTCCGATGGGCATGACCCTCCGCGAAGCCACCGCGCCCCTGCTGGAGTGGAGCATCACGCACCTGACGCGCATCGACGCCGCCCGCGCCGCGTACGACACCCGCCCCGACACCCCGCCCGCCTGA
- a CDS encoding NIPSNAP family protein: MITIHLKYEIDAEKLEDFEEYGRRWVRLVNRFGGTHHGYFLPSEGDSDIAYALFSFPSLAAYEQYRSDSMSDPECRRAFELARETRCIKRYERRFLRPLDGLS, encoded by the coding sequence ATGATCACCATTCATCTGAAGTACGAGATCGACGCCGAGAAGCTTGAGGATTTCGAGGAGTACGGTCGCCGCTGGGTCCGGCTCGTCAACCGGTTCGGCGGGACGCACCACGGCTACTTCCTGCCGAGTGAGGGCGACAGCGACATCGCCTACGCCCTGTTCTCGTTCCCCAGCCTGGCCGCGTACGAGCAGTACCGCTCGGACAGCATGTCCGACCCGGAGTGCCGGCGAGCGTTCGAACTGGCCCGTGAGACGCGCTGCATCAAGCGCTACGAGCGCCGTTTCCTCAGGCCGCTCGACGGCCTGTCCTAG
- a CDS encoding pentapeptide repeat-containing protein — MTTPPGIPDENSHATELRRRWTLPENAPFLVALRSALTSGTGDWRAMVRTWTQPWATENDLGGIPLAGANLSGLDLTGVHLSYADLRGATLTGCDLTDASLTGADLREARLVGAVLTRANAVLVSARTDGTLLTGARMQGVRRGFLHP; from the coding sequence ATGACCACTCCACCCGGCATCCCGGACGAGAACAGCCACGCCACCGAGTTGCGAAGGCGATGGACCCTGCCCGAGAACGCTCCCTTCCTGGTCGCACTCCGGTCCGCCCTGACCAGCGGCACCGGCGACTGGCGCGCGATGGTGCGGACGTGGACGCAGCCGTGGGCCACCGAGAACGACCTGGGCGGCATCCCCCTGGCCGGGGCGAATCTCTCGGGCCTAGACCTGACCGGCGTCCACCTCAGCTACGCGGACCTGCGTGGTGCCACTCTCACCGGCTGCGACCTCACCGACGCCTCGCTGACCGGCGCCGACCTGCGCGAGGCACGCCTGGTTGGCGCCGTGCTCACCCGGGCGAACGCCGTCCTGGTCTCAGCGAGAACCGACGGGACGTTGCTCACCGGCGCCCGCATGCAGGGGGTTCGCCGCGGATTCCTGCATCCCTGA
- a CDS encoding RNA polymerase sigma factor, translating into MPPDRTAAPPASDPAGFAAFYEQQFDAVLGFVTRRVDNPHLAADLTADIFVAALESAHTYDARRGVPVAWLYGISRNVLNTHFQGSVREQRAVARIRGHRLLDEQDLGAIEARIDADRAARDMASAHAALSEPLRKVLDLVALDGLTVREAAQALGITVTAARVRLHRARKALRGAVPSRPAHREAQSEAQSEALSEALSEALSEARSEALMEAAQ; encoded by the coding sequence GTGCCACCGGACCGTACGGCAGCACCGCCCGCAAGCGACCCAGCGGGTTTCGCCGCGTTCTACGAGCAGCAGTTCGACGCCGTGCTCGGCTTCGTCACCCGACGCGTCGACAACCCCCACCTCGCCGCCGACCTGACGGCGGACATCTTCGTGGCCGCCCTGGAGAGCGCGCACACCTACGACGCGCGGCGCGGAGTACCGGTCGCCTGGCTCTACGGCATATCCCGCAACGTCCTGAACACCCACTTCCAGGGCAGCGTCCGGGAGCAGCGGGCGGTGGCCCGGATCCGCGGACACCGGCTGCTGGACGAGCAGGACCTCGGCGCCATCGAGGCACGGATCGACGCCGATCGCGCCGCCCGGGACATGGCGTCCGCCCACGCCGCGCTGTCGGAACCGCTGCGCAAGGTGCTGGACCTGGTCGCCCTGGACGGGCTGACCGTCCGCGAGGCGGCCCAGGCGCTCGGCATCACCGTGACCGCCGCCCGGGTACGGCTGCACCGCGCCCGCAAGGCGCTGCGCGGCGCCGTTCCGAGCCGTCCCGCCCACCGCGAAGCCCAAAGCGAAGCCCAAAGCGAAGCCCTCAGCGAAGCCCTCAGCGAAGCCCTCAGCGAAGCCCGTAGCGAAGCCCTCATGGAGGCCGCACAGTGA
- a CDS encoding alpha/beta fold hydrolase — MATFLLVHGAWHSGRCWERVVPLLESAGHRVFAPSLTGYGDKAHLLGPEVGLDTHVEDVVKLIHEEDLTEVVLVGHSYAGLVVSSVANEVPERIAHLVYLDAMVPEHGETAVDVQPMTQNLIDLAAGSGNGWRIPPLPEMPPPLGLFGVTDPADIAWLRATLSDQPVRCLRQPVRLDNPALDSVPRTHIHCVGAEPAGIVRRPVPATQPNGSPARIRELPTGHDCMITMPSDLGELLLESALR; from the coding sequence ATGGCAACTTTTCTGCTGGTACACGGTGCCTGGCACAGCGGCCGGTGCTGGGAGCGGGTGGTCCCCCTGCTGGAGTCGGCCGGACACCGCGTGTTCGCGCCCTCCCTGACCGGCTACGGCGACAAGGCACACCTGCTCGGCCCCGAGGTGGGGCTCGACACGCACGTCGAGGACGTGGTGAAGCTGATCCACGAGGAGGACCTGACCGAGGTGGTGCTCGTGGGCCACAGCTACGCGGGGCTGGTCGTCTCCTCCGTGGCCAACGAGGTACCGGAACGGATCGCGCATCTGGTGTACCTGGACGCGATGGTCCCGGAGCACGGCGAGACCGCCGTCGACGTGCAGCCCATGACCCAGAACCTGATCGACCTGGCCGCCGGGTCCGGGAACGGCTGGCGCATCCCGCCGCTGCCCGAGATGCCTCCGCCCCTCGGCCTGTTCGGGGTCACCGACCCGGCGGACATCGCGTGGCTGCGTGCGACGCTCTCCGACCAGCCGGTGCGCTGCCTGCGGCAACCGGTCCGGCTGGACAACCCCGCCCTGGACTCGGTCCCGCGCACGCACATCCACTGTGTCGGCGCAGAGCCGGCGGGCATCGTGCGGCGGCCCGTCCCCGCGACACAGCCCAACGGCTCCCCGGCACGGATACGGGAGCTGCCGACCGGACACGACTGCATGATCACCATGCCGTCGGACCTGGGCGAGCTGCTGCTTGAATCCGCTCTTCGGTAG
- a CDS encoding antibiotic biosynthesis monooxygenase has translation MTRFLDLVRPAAGTALMSEWLTGTAERSRLAADTMVGEWAAAETPSGRLAQHVFLSTDGTGLLFYAQWTSDEDHLAWARAHRAGAVSRIDTLVPGIERPGLTRTRLTRSVVHDADRPVGVYVVSTMAADDDGLAAAVAPAPGLLAAHVHLTPEGEQAVVVAEWTDAAAHEAASHETAAPGGVGYRRYTLHHAFEDDRREPADPKGVPGSTG, from the coding sequence ATGACACGCTTCCTGGACCTCGTCCGCCCTGCCGCCGGAACAGCCCTGATGAGCGAGTGGCTCACCGGGACCGCCGAACGCTCCCGCCTGGCCGCCGACACGATGGTGGGCGAGTGGGCGGCAGCCGAGACGCCTTCCGGGCGGCTGGCGCAGCACGTCTTCCTCTCCACCGACGGCACCGGTCTCCTCTTCTACGCACAGTGGACCAGCGATGAGGACCACCTCGCCTGGGCCCGCGCCCACCGTGCCGGGGCCGTCAGCCGCATCGACACGCTCGTGCCCGGCATCGAACGCCCCGGACTGACCCGCACCCGGCTCACCCGCAGCGTCGTTCACGACGCGGATCGGCCGGTCGGCGTCTACGTCGTCAGCACGATGGCTGCGGACGACGACGGCCTGGCAGCCGCCGTCGCCCCGGCGCCCGGCCTGCTCGCCGCGCACGTCCACCTGACGCCGGAGGGTGAACAGGCCGTGGTCGTCGCGGAATGGACCGACGCCGCCGCCCATGAAGCCGCCTCCCACGAAACCGCCGCCCCGGGTGGCGTCGGTTATCGGAGGTACACGCTCCACCACGCGTTCGAGGACGACCGCCGTGAGCCCGCAGACCCGAAGGGAGTCCCTGGCTCGACGGGTTGA
- a CDS encoding DUF6243 family protein — translation MTVSKNINNPVGMGGGQRKRLSRAERQNNGPHRNLDRKGAADQKAELVRKMRDKTGGAESAVEDGAESSGQTGDDTAQS, via the coding sequence ATGACCGTCAGCAAGAACATCAACAACCCCGTCGGCATGGGCGGCGGCCAGCGCAAGAGGCTGTCCCGCGCCGAACGGCAGAACAACGGCCCGCACCGCAACCTCGACCGCAAGGGCGCCGCCGACCAGAAGGCGGAGCTGGTACGCAAGATGCGCGACAAGACCGGCGGAGCCGAGAGCGCGGTCGAGGACGGAGCCGAGAGCTCCGGGCAGACGGGCGACGACACCGCACAGAGCTGA
- a CDS encoding TetR/AcrR family transcriptional regulator, whose product MARTKEFDPDAALQSALELFWRRGYEATSIADLVEHLGIGRASIYATFGNKHELYLKALDRYAEERDPLLLSELSEPGPALPAVRAVVRRFAAEATSAPDRSSGCLITNTAAELAPHDPAAARRVEISWAHFETLLQSSLARARAQGELPEDRDPRALARMLLVLMQGVRVVGKTSGDPARVRDAAEQALTLLDRGTNA is encoded by the coding sequence ATGGCCAGGACCAAGGAATTCGATCCGGACGCCGCGCTGCAGTCGGCCCTTGAGCTGTTCTGGCGGCGCGGCTACGAAGCGACGTCGATCGCCGACCTCGTCGAGCATCTCGGCATCGGCCGCGCCAGCATCTACGCCACCTTCGGCAACAAGCACGAGCTGTACCTGAAGGCCCTGGACCGGTACGCGGAGGAGCGCGACCCGCTCCTCCTCTCCGAGCTGTCGGAGCCGGGGCCCGCGCTGCCCGCCGTGCGCGCGGTGGTACGCCGTTTCGCCGCGGAGGCCACCTCCGCCCCGGACCGGTCGAGCGGCTGCCTCATCACCAACACGGCTGCCGAACTGGCCCCGCACGACCCCGCGGCGGCCCGCCGGGTCGAGATCAGCTGGGCGCACTTCGAGACCTTGTTGCAGTCCTCGCTCGCACGGGCGCGGGCCCAGGGCGAGCTGCCGGAGGACCGCGATCCGCGTGCGCTGGCCCGCATGCTGCTCGTCCTCATGCAGGGCGTAAGAGTCGTCGGCAAGACATCCGGCGATCCCGCCCGGGTACGGGACGCGGCGGAGCAGGCCCTGACCCTGCTGGACCGGGGCACCAACGCCTGA
- a CDS encoding Lrp/AsnC family transcriptional regulator: protein MEHVTIDATDRRIIHALQLDGRGSFSRIAAVLGLGERTVARRYQRLRSQLALRVVGISDARHLGHLDWFVRMRATPEVVESVGAALAGRHDTSWIASLAPGTELTCIVQAGLAGTDGPGTVLDQLGRRKNIASLTAQCLLAPVAGVGGWAGRLDALTPQEQAELAPKSAAFNEPDARFAPTPQDRRLLRLLAEDARTSIAALAHQTDTPESTVRRRVSEFIEGGLLLFEVEIDPRLYGRTAEAICWLDVEPARLAAVGKQLATHGEVAFAATTTGPTNLLAILELTGATALHDYLTNRLSALPGIRHAETALTAHRTKRAGPLLARPRAS from the coding sequence GTGGAACACGTCACGATCGATGCGACCGACCGGCGGATCATTCACGCGCTCCAGCTGGACGGCCGGGGCTCGTTCAGCCGCATCGCCGCAGTACTGGGGCTCGGCGAGCGCACGGTGGCCCGGCGCTACCAGCGACTGCGCTCCCAGCTCGCGCTCCGCGTCGTCGGCATCTCCGACGCCCGGCACCTCGGCCACCTCGACTGGTTCGTCCGGATGCGCGCGACGCCCGAAGTGGTCGAGTCGGTCGGCGCCGCACTCGCCGGACGGCACGACACCTCCTGGATCGCCTCGCTGGCCCCGGGTACGGAACTGACCTGCATCGTCCAGGCCGGACTGGCGGGCACCGACGGACCCGGCACCGTCCTCGACCAGCTCGGCCGCCGGAAGAACATCGCCTCCCTCACCGCGCAGTGCCTGCTCGCCCCGGTGGCCGGAGTCGGCGGCTGGGCCGGACGCCTCGATGCGCTGACCCCGCAGGAGCAGGCCGAACTGGCCCCGAAATCCGCCGCGTTCAACGAACCCGACGCCCGCTTCGCACCGACTCCGCAGGACCGCCGGCTCCTGCGCCTGCTCGCCGAGGACGCCCGTACGAGCATCGCGGCCCTGGCGCACCAGACGGACACGCCCGAGTCCACGGTGCGGCGCCGCGTAAGCGAGTTCATCGAGGGCGGGCTGCTGCTGTTCGAGGTCGAGATCGACCCCCGGCTCTACGGCCGCACGGCCGAGGCGATCTGCTGGCTGGATGTTGAACCGGCCCGGCTGGCCGCCGTCGGAAAGCAGCTCGCAACCCACGGCGAAGTCGCCTTCGCGGCCACGACGACCGGGCCGACCAACCTCCTGGCCATCCTCGAACTCACCGGCGCCACCGCCTTGCACGACTACCTGACGAACCGGCTGTCCGCACTGCCGGGAATCCGCCACGCGGAGACCGCGCTCACCGCCCACAGAACCAAACGCGCCGGCCCCCTCCTGGCACGGCCCCGGGCGTCGTGA
- a CDS encoding DUF4259 domain-containing protein: MGTWGAGNFDSDTAADHLTELAERLVAEVTQAMGGDPVELEPDEYWGVAVPCNLELLLVLHRQDWVGVTLPPPEVIRTWRETFLGVWERTIDGLEPKPAYKDARRAILNDTFEQLAEASAATAAG, encoded by the coding sequence GTGGGTACGTGGGGCGCGGGCAACTTCGACAGCGACACGGCGGCGGACCATCTCACGGAGCTGGCCGAACGGCTGGTCGCCGAGGTGACGCAGGCGATGGGCGGCGATCCGGTGGAGCTGGAGCCGGACGAGTACTGGGGCGTGGCCGTCCCCTGCAACCTTGAACTGCTGCTCGTCCTGCACCGCCAGGACTGGGTGGGCGTGACCCTCCCGCCGCCCGAGGTGATCCGGACCTGGCGGGAGACGTTCCTCGGGGTGTGGGAGCGGACGATCGACGGGCTGGAGCCGAAGCCCGCGTACAAGGACGCGCGCAGGGCGATACTCAACGACACGTTCGAGCAGCTGGCCGAGGCGTCGGCGGCGACAGCGGCGGGGTAG
- a CDS encoding DUF998 domain-containing protein: MIQTLNAPKNEAGSRSTTSPSASRWPLAGAVVAGPLFLGAGVAQGLVREGFGFTRNAISQLALGGPGWIQTVNFLLTGALLLTGAVGLRRVLRPGPGGTWGPVLIAVFGASFLAAAVFRADPGGGFPVGAPDVGTLSAHGAGHMAAGGIGYLALSAAFVVLARPLAARGHRGWALASRIAPVLVLTGFMASAASVLVFTLGAGFGLCWLAAVTVRLLTGASPSGR, translated from the coding sequence ATGATTCAGACGCTCAACGCCCCCAAGAACGAAGCTGGTTCGCGCTCCACCACCTCCCCCTCGGCATCGCGGTGGCCGCTGGCCGGCGCGGTGGTCGCGGGCCCGCTCTTCCTCGGCGCGGGCGTCGCCCAGGGCCTCGTACGGGAGGGCTTCGGCTTCACCCGCAACGCGATCAGCCAGCTGGCCCTCGGTGGCCCGGGCTGGATCCAGACCGTGAACTTCCTGCTCACCGGCGCCCTGCTGCTCACCGGGGCGGTCGGCCTGCGCCGGGTGCTGAGACCCGGGCCGGGCGGCACCTGGGGGCCGGTCCTGATCGCGGTGTTCGGCGCTTCGTTCCTGGCCGCCGCGGTCTTCCGGGCCGACCCGGGAGGCGGCTTCCCCGTCGGCGCGCCCGATGTCGGCACGTTGAGCGCGCACGGCGCCGGTCACATGGCCGCCGGGGGGATCGGATACCTCGCGCTGTCGGCCGCGTTCGTCGTCCTGGCCCGTCCGCTCGCGGCCCGTGGCCACCGCGGCTGGGCGCTCGCCTCCCGAATCGCCCCGGTCCTCGTCCTCACCGGCTTCATGGCCTCTGCGGCCTCGGTCCTGGTGTTCACGCTCGGCGCCGGGTTCGGGCTCTGCTGGCTGGCGGCCGTCACGGTCCGGCTGCTCACCGGGGCTTCCCCGAGCGGGCGTTGA
- a CDS encoding DoxX family protein produces MEPLITLVVVSGLALAANALWLHRERGIELALRAGLCAMFLLTGTVHFVGMRAELVDMVPGGLPLPSPELLVTVSGVLELAGALGMLVPPLVPWAGLGLSGLLVAVFPANLAWALSEPDLPWWDQLLPRTVTQLLFLAATLTLVRLTRHRLPARHVDRVGSPMP; encoded by the coding sequence GTGGAACCCCTGATCACACTGGTCGTCGTGTCCGGCCTCGCCCTGGCGGCGAACGCCCTGTGGCTGCACCGTGAGCGGGGGATCGAACTGGCCCTGCGCGCGGGGCTCTGCGCGATGTTCCTGCTGACCGGAACGGTCCACTTCGTCGGCATGCGCGCGGAGCTCGTCGACATGGTGCCGGGCGGGCTGCCACTGCCCTCGCCGGAGCTGCTCGTGACGGTGAGCGGAGTCCTCGAACTCGCCGGAGCACTGGGCATGTTGGTCCCCCCGCTCGTCCCGTGGGCGGGGCTCGGGCTGAGCGGTCTCCTCGTCGCCGTGTTCCCCGCCAATCTGGCGTGGGCGCTCTCGGAGCCGGACCTCCCGTGGTGGGACCAGCTGCTCCCCCGTACCGTCACCCAGCTGCTGTTCCTCGCGGCGACGCTCACCCTCGTCCGGCTGACGCGGCACCGGCTTCCGGCTCGGCACGTCGACCGGGTGGGCAGCCCCATGCCGTGA
- a CDS encoding SDR family oxidoreductase, with the protein MNRFTGRTALVTGAGSGLGRAIALAFAAEGASVIAAGRTAATLDETVGLIGAAGGTAAAVTADVTDSDRLRGLVRESVTRFGGLDIAVNNAGILRGAGPVGEVSEEDWDAVLRTNVTGVWLAMKHEIAHMKENGGGVIVNISSNLGAHLRIPNLATYITSKAAVSALTRAAALDHIHQGIRINAVSPGASAAPMSLLPGETDSDRAERVKSQNPLGRVAEAGEVAAAVLYLASPMAGAVVGTDLVVDSGASA; encoded by the coding sequence ATGAACCGCTTCACTGGCAGGACCGCGCTCGTCACCGGTGCGGGCTCGGGTCTCGGGCGCGCGATCGCGCTCGCCTTCGCCGCCGAGGGCGCGTCCGTGATCGCCGCGGGACGCACCGCGGCCACCCTGGACGAGACGGTCGGCCTCATCGGGGCGGCCGGCGGCACGGCTGCCGCCGTCACGGCCGACGTCACCGACTCGGACCGGCTCCGGGGCCTCGTACGCGAGAGCGTCACACGGTTCGGCGGGCTCGACATCGCGGTCAACAACGCCGGGATACTCCGGGGCGCCGGTCCCGTCGGAGAGGTGAGCGAGGAGGACTGGGACGCGGTGCTGCGGACCAACGTCACCGGCGTCTGGCTGGCCATGAAGCACGAGATCGCCCACATGAAGGAGAACGGTGGCGGGGTCATCGTCAACATCTCCTCCAACCTCGGCGCGCACCTGCGCATCCCGAACCTCGCCACGTACATCACGTCGAAGGCAGCGGTCTCCGCGCTGACCCGCGCCGCCGCTCTCGACCACATCCACCAGGGCATCCGCATCAACGCGGTCAGCCCTGGTGCTTCCGCCGCCCCCATGTCGCTGCTGCCGGGCGAGACCGACTCCGACCGGGCCGAGCGGGTGAAGTCGCAGAACCCGCTCGGCCGGGTCGCGGAGGCCGGGGAAGTGGCGGCTGCCGTGCTCTACCTCGCCTCGCCCATGGCCGGCGCGGTGGTCGGCACGGACCTGGTCGTCGACAGCGGGGCATCGGCCTGA
- a CDS encoding polysaccharide deacetylase family protein produces MAKHKGRGWHGRLLAAALGVTAVAAATSVWTAQADTTAGRQPQARASAPANGPAGKVAEDIAHASDRGARGVNITIDDGPDPTWTPQVLQLLKESGVKATFCMVGTQAQAHPDLVKAVVAGGHRLCDHTVSHDTAMDHKSEAYQSQQILDAERMITKASGGVRPQYYRAPGGAFTPYSRHLAASRGMRPLGWNVDTKDFEHPGVAAIVATVKSEISNGPTILFHDAGGDRAETLAALREVLPWLKEQGYTFGFPVR; encoded by the coding sequence ATGGCGAAGCACAAGGGAAGGGGATGGCACGGCAGGCTTCTCGCCGCGGCGCTCGGAGTGACGGCGGTGGCCGCGGCCACCTCGGTGTGGACCGCCCAGGCCGACACGACCGCAGGGCGGCAGCCGCAGGCGCGGGCCAGTGCCCCGGCCAACGGGCCCGCCGGGAAGGTCGCGGAGGACATCGCGCACGCCTCCGACCGCGGCGCCCGGGGCGTCAACATCACCATCGACGACGGCCCCGACCCGACCTGGACCCCGCAGGTGCTGCAGCTCCTGAAGGAGAGCGGCGTCAAGGCCACGTTCTGCATGGTCGGCACCCAGGCCCAGGCCCACCCGGACCTGGTCAAGGCGGTCGTGGCGGGCGGGCACCGGCTGTGCGACCACACCGTCTCGCACGACACCGCCATGGACCACAAGTCAGAGGCCTACCAGTCCCAGCAGATCCTGGACGCCGAGCGCATGATCACCAAGGCGTCCGGCGGTGTCCGGCCGCAGTACTACCGGGCCCCGGGCGGCGCCTTCACCCCGTACAGCCGGCACCTCGCCGCGTCGCGGGGGATGCGGCCGCTGGGCTGGAACGTCGACACCAAGGACTTCGAGCACCCCGGCGTGGCCGCGATCGTCGCCACCGTGAAGAGCGAGATCTCCAACGGGCCGACCATCCTCTTCCACGACGCCGGCGGTGACCGCGCCGAGACCCTCGCCGCGCTGCGCGAGGTGCTGCCCTGGCTCAAGGAGCAGGGGTACACCTTCGGCTTCCCCGTCCGGTAG
- a CDS encoding DinB family protein: MATEQFSVSNERDALCGFLDKQRAGLLRKTEGVSDADARLTPTVSALSLMSLLKHSALWERRWFQVVVAGRVLPGEWPETAEEGWFDEDFRVDERDTVKHWTAYFEEQAAISREIAAGLPLDAPCAYPDHADRNLRWVMHHMIEETARHAGHADIIREALDGRTGIY, encoded by the coding sequence ATGGCAACCGAACAGTTCTCCGTATCCAACGAACGGGACGCCCTGTGCGGCTTCCTCGACAAGCAGCGCGCCGGTCTGCTCCGGAAGACCGAGGGGGTGTCCGACGCGGACGCCCGCCTGACGCCGACGGTCAGTGCGCTGTCCCTGATGAGTCTGCTCAAGCACTCGGCGCTCTGGGAGCGCCGTTGGTTCCAGGTCGTCGTCGCCGGGCGGGTGCTCCCCGGTGAGTGGCCGGAGACGGCCGAAGAGGGCTGGTTCGACGAGGACTTCCGGGTCGACGAGCGGGACACGGTCAAGCACTGGACGGCGTACTTCGAGGAGCAGGCGGCCATTTCGCGGGAGATCGCCGCGGGCCTGCCGCTGGACGCTCCGTGCGCGTATCCCGATCACGCGGACCGGAATCTGCGCTGGGTCATGCACCACATGATCGAGGAGACGGCCCGGCACGCGGGCCATGCCGACATCATCCGCGAGGCGCTCGACGGACGTACCGGCATCTACTGA